From one uncultured Methanoregula sp. genomic stretch:
- a CDS encoding PAS domain S-box protein: protein MALSREITTQIRELLEKNPQGLSITDIVRSTKINRNTAGRYLDSMLVSGQVEMRQFGMAKIYSVSERLPVSSVLSISSECVMQLDSSLRIIYLNAPFEHLLGVLGGELLGKNIEYTVIPHVLDKAFPRVLSHLREGILGDQYRGELEIPHLGRIFQCRVVPIVTAGGQKGVSMLLEDITSRKHDEEQLRRSEIRYRVLAEASRDLIFMIDRNDRIEFVNSFAAAFVGKRADELIGKPRSSVFPEDITRHQQDELERIFNTGMMLRSEGPLYKDNTLHWFDHYLVPLTDKDGCVQSVLGISRDITERKRAEEELFDSRQMLQLVLDTIPVRVFWKDRNSVFLGCNRSLALDAGYKEPIQLIGKTDYDHASAATADHYRADDRAVIETGRPKLNFEEIQIRPDGSQAWLLTSKVPLSNKAGNIIGVLGTYDDITERKRVVEALSESEERYRTVFENTGTATALVEENTIIRLVNAEFERLSGYKKEEIEGKKSWIEFVEKEDLETMIAQHNLRRQSRQDALEHYEFRFITKSGNIRIIFLTVDMIPGTTQSVTSLLDITERKRAENEFLLQEQQYRFIVNNSLDIITRQTPTCVCTYVSPSVTAILGYSVEESLGISLLALVHPDDIARIQKDLQDIVTNKSDLPASTFRFRHKDGRYLWFESMNNVIRDEQTGEIRELLSISRNITDRIQSEEKAQHRDQVLRAFGAASGFLLTGRIRDPYPRVLAIMGEALGADVAYIYRDIQDPVNGTRVTERKFRWTRDPAQDPGAGMECRTAFPGQWSKRLASGTWIAGPRARFSPPEQEEMEKTGVQSIIVVPIHVNGVYWGLIGCSDLHEEHDWADVEIEILVTLAATIGLILERQNPEGLT from the coding sequence CAGGTCCACAAAAATAAACCGGAATACTGCCGGGCGCTACCTGGACAGCATGCTCGTCTCCGGGCAGGTCGAGATGCGCCAGTTCGGTATGGCAAAAATCTACTCCGTGTCAGAACGACTCCCGGTCTCATCGGTCCTCTCTATCTCATCAGAATGTGTAATGCAGCTCGACAGCAGCCTGCGCATCATTTACCTCAATGCCCCGTTCGAACACCTGCTTGGAGTCCTAGGCGGGGAGCTCCTTGGAAAAAATATTGAATATACCGTGATACCCCACGTGCTGGACAAGGCCTTCCCGCGAGTTCTCTCCCACCTCAGGGAAGGGATTCTGGGAGATCAATACCGGGGGGAACTTGAAATCCCCCATCTGGGCCGTATCTTCCAGTGCCGGGTTGTCCCGATAGTCACTGCCGGGGGCCAGAAGGGGGTCTCGATGCTTCTTGAGGATATTACAAGCAGGAAGCATGACGAGGAGCAGCTTCGGAGGAGTGAGATCCGGTACCGGGTCCTCGCAGAGGCCTCGCGCGACCTGATATTCATGATTGACCGGAACGACCGGATTGAATTTGTCAACAGCTTTGCAGCGGCATTTGTTGGTAAAAGGGCTGATGAACTCATCGGCAAACCCCGCAGCAGTGTTTTCCCGGAGGATATCACAAGGCACCAGCAGGATGAGCTTGAACGGATTTTTAATACGGGTATGATGCTCAGGAGCGAAGGCCCGCTCTACAAGGACAACACACTCCACTGGTTCGATCACTACCTTGTCCCCCTCACGGATAAAGACGGTTGTGTCCAGTCAGTGCTCGGGATCTCCCGTGACATCACCGAGCGCAAGCGGGCCGAAGAAGAGCTTTTCGATTCCCGCCAGATGCTCCAGCTCGTGCTCGATACGATACCTGTGAGGGTATTCTGGAAAGACAGGAACTCGGTTTTTCTTGGGTGTAACCGATCTCTTGCCCTTGACGCAGGTTATAAGGAACCAATTCAGCTTATCGGAAAAACCGACTATGATCATGCGTCAGCAGCAACAGCAGATCATTACCGGGCAGATGACCGGGCAGTGATAGAAACAGGAAGACCCAAACTCAATTTTGAAGAGATTCAGATCAGGCCGGATGGCAGCCAGGCATGGCTTCTGACGAGCAAGGTACCCCTTTCCAACAAAGCCGGGAATATCATTGGTGTTCTTGGCACCTACGATGACATCACCGAGCGCAAGCGGGTGGTTGAAGCACTGAGTGAGAGCGAAGAGAGGTATCGTACGGTTTTTGAGAACACGGGTACGGCAACCGCCCTTGTTGAAGAAAATACCATAATCCGCCTTGTCAATGCTGAATTCGAGCGTCTTTCCGGATACAAAAAAGAGGAGATTGAGGGAAAAAAGAGCTGGATCGAGTTTGTAGAAAAAGAAGATCTCGAAACCATGATCGCCCAGCATAACCTGAGAAGGCAGAGCAGACAGGATGCACTGGAACACTATGAGTTCCGGTTTATCACAAAGAGCGGGAATATCCGTATTATTTTCCTCACCGTTGATATGATCCCGGGAACCACACAATCCGTCACTTCCTTATTAGACATCACCGAGCGCAAACGGGCGGAAAACGAATTCCTTTTACAGGAGCAGCAGTACCGCTTCATTGTCAACAATTCCCTCGATATCATTACCCGCCAGACCCCAACCTGTGTCTGCACGTACGTCTCACCCTCGGTAACCGCGATACTGGGGTATTCCGTGGAGGAATCTCTCGGTATCTCCCTGCTGGCACTCGTCCATCCTGATGACATTGCAAGGATACAGAAAGATCTTCAGGATATCGTAACGAATAAAAGTGACCTCCCCGCATCTACGTTCCGCTTCCGGCACAAGGATGGACGGTACCTCTGGTTTGAATCCATGAACAACGTGATCCGTGATGAACAGACCGGTGAGATCCGGGAATTACTGAGCATATCCCGGAACATCACGGATCGCATACAATCGGAGGAGAAGGCACAACACCGCGATCAGGTCCTCCGCGCATTCGGGGCTGCGTCAGGATTCCTGCTCACGGGCAGGATCCGGGATCCGTACCCACGCGTCCTGGCCATCATGGGCGAGGCCCTGGGAGCAGATGTTGCGTACATTTACCGGGACATACAGGACCCGGTGAATGGTACCCGTGTTACAGAACGGAAATTCCGGTGGACGAGAGACCCGGCACAGGATCCCGGCGCGGGAATGGAGTGCAGGACGGCCTTTCCCGGGCAATGGTCAAAGCGGCTTGCCTCCGGGACATGGATCGCAGGGCCGCGAGCCAGATTCTCTCCCCCGGAACAAGAGGAAATGGAAAAAACGGGGGTCCAGTCCATTATTGTTGTGCCTATCCATGTAAATGGAGTCTACTGGGGCCTGATCGGGTGCAGCGACCTGCATGAGGAACATGACTGGGCTGATGTTGAGATCGAGATCCTCGTGACACTGGCAGCAACGATCGGTCTTATACTGGAGCGGCAGAACCCTGAGGGGCTTACCTGA